Sequence from the Marinobacter gudaonensis genome:
AGGGCAGGTGGACGGAGCCTTCCATGTAGAAAGCGGCCTGGCCGGCGATGTCGACCCGGTCGCCTTTCAGTTCGCAGCGAAGCAAGCCGCCCCGGGCGGACACCTGCCGGGCATCCAGGCGGGTCTTGCCGAGCTGTTCGGCCCAGTAGGGCACCAGCACGCTGTGAATGGATCCGGTGACCGGGTCTTCCTCAATGCCGGCGCCGGGGGCGAAATAGCGGCTGACGAAGTCGCAGTCCTGGCCCGGCGCTGTCACGATCAGTCCCTGGTTGCCCAGCTGTTTCAGTTTGAGCAAGTCCGGTTGTGCCGCCCGAACCGCGGCTTCGTTCTCCAGAACCACCATGTAATTGGTGTCGTTGGGCACGAAGAAGGCGGTATCCGGCGCTCCCTCGAGCGCGTCACGAATCAGCGCCGGCGTTGGCTGTGGTTCAAAGGCCAGGTTCGGGAAATCCAGCACCAGCCAGCCATCGTCGGTTTGCCTCACGGCCAGCGGGCCGCTTTTGGAGCGGAATCGAATCTGTTCTCCTTTCCAGCCAAGCTTGTTGAAGATCACCCACGCGCTCGCCAGGGTGGCGTGGCCGCACAGCGGTACTTCCGTGCCCGGCGTGAACCAGCGAATGTGGAAGTCGGCGTCTTCGTTGTTGTCGAGGCGAACGAAGTACGCGGTTTCCGACAGGTTGTTCTCAAGCGCCAGCGACTGCATCACGTTGTCGGGCAGCCACTGCTCCAGCGGCATAACGGCAGCCGGGTTGCCCCCGAAAATGGTGTTTGTGAAAGCATCAACCTGGTAGATCGGGTGTTTCATACTCTGTTCTCCCTGAATGATCGTCTAGCGTAGTGGTGGGCCCGGTGCCGGGCAAACATCTCCAGCTCTGTGGCGTTGTAGAAATGCAGCTCCGGCAGGGGGGCTGAATGGGTCAGTACCCAGTGATCCGGGGCCGGTTCACTCATGGAAAAGCCGAGATCAGCCAGCCATTGACGAGTGACATCCATGCCTTTCAGCAGGGGCGCGGCACAGGCCTCAAGGCCCAGGAGATCCTTGCGCGTTGCCGGCGGTGGTGCGAGGTGTGTGTTGGCGATACCCATGGTGAAACTCCTTCTTCGGTTCTCGATGTTGCTATTGTCCGCTCTCGCTGACAGCCATAACAGATTCAGATATTCTGGAATTGAACCGGTACAGAGAGGTGTCAGTGGTGTCTGTTACGGTGATTTTCGGAGGCATCTGTACTGCACGGACCCGTGCCAGGTCTGGTGCAATAGGGTGTAACGCTCAACGGGTGTAATGCTCTACGGGTGAAGGAAACGAAGGTCAGGCAGACGAGGGACGTAACATGGGCATTCTCTATAACCAGGTGGCGGATCAGCTTCAGGAACTGATCCGCGACGGTGTCTACCGCGATGGTGATCGACTGCCGGGCGTGCGAATGCTCAGCCGGCAGTTCGGGGTGAGCATCTCGACCATCCTCCAGGCACACCAGACGCTTGAAGCCCGGGGCTTTCTGCAGGCGCGGGAACGCAGTGGCTATTTCGTGCGGTTGCCGGCGGTGGATGCCCCCGAGCCGGTGATGCGTCGACACCGCAGCCGGCCGGTCCCGGTCAGCGCGCGGGAAATGACGCTGGATCTCTGTGCCGACGAGCAGAAGCGCATGGTGCCCCTGGCCACGGCCATTCCTCACCCGGATTACCTGCCGCTGCGACAAATCCAGCAAAGCACACTCTGGGCCGCGCGACGGGGGCTGGAAACCCTGGATTACGCCTTTCCGGGCAAGGAATCGTTCCGTCGACAGATTGCCCAGCGCATGGCAACGCTGGGTGTACCGATAACGCCGGATGATGTGCTGGCCACCAACGGTGCCCAGGAGGCCATTATTCTGGCGCTGCGGGCGGTGACACAGCCTGGTGATATTGTGGCGGTGGAGTCGCCGTCGTTTCCCGGTATCCTGCAGGCACTGGAAGTGGTGGGCCTGAAAGTGATCGAGATTCCCACGCATCCCTCAGAGGGGCTGAGCCTTGAAGGCCTGCAACTTGCGTTGGAGCAGTGGCCGCTCAAAGCCTGCGTGGTGGTGACCAACCACAGCAATCCCATGGGCGCGCGCATGTCCGACGAGCGCAAGAAGCAGCTGGTGTCCATGCTGGCGGCGGCCAACGTGCCGCTGATCGAGGATGACATCTACGGCGACCTTTACCATTCCGGTGACCGGCCCCGACCGGCCAAGGCGTTTGACCGTACCGACAGCGTGATTTACTGCAGCTCCTTCTCGAAAACCATTTCACCGGGCCTGCGCCTGGGCTGGATGGTGCCCGGGCGGTTCATGGCCAGCGCGCGGCAGCACAAGTATTTCGTTAACCTGGCCACCTCGTCGATTCCGCAGATGGCGGTGGCGCATTTCCTGGAGCAGGGCGGTTACGATCGTTACCTGCGTTCGGCCCGGCAGCACTACCGGGAGAGCACCGAGCGGTTACGCACCGCGGTCGCCAGATCGTTTCCGGAGGGGACGGCAGTCAGCCGGCCCCAGGGTGGGTTTGTGCTCTGGGTGCAACTGCCGGATGGCGTGTCGGGAACCCGGGTTTACCAGAAGGCGAGGGCGGAGAGCATCAATGTGGCGCCCGGCCTGATGTTCTCCACCGCCAACAAATACGAAAACTGCCTGAGACTGAACAGCGCCAACCCCTGGAGCGAACGCATCGAGCAGGCCGTGGCTCGGCTGGGAGCCATGGCTCACGAAGACCAGGCTGCCCGGGATTAGTGGTGGTCTGGCTGCTCGCCACGAAGGTTCAGTGGCGCCAGCAGTCCGGCGGCAATGGCCAGGCCGGTCACATCCGGCAGGCGGTCGACGCCCAGGCGTTTCATGACCCGCGCCCGGTAGAGATCGATGGTCTTCACGCTGACATCCAGCTGCTCGGCAATCTCCCGGCTGGTGTAACCCTGGGCCATGGGCAGGAACACATCCCGTTCCCGCCGGGTAAGTGTGGCCAGCAGGGCTTCGGTTGCCTCATCACCCTCAAGACGGTCGCTGCTCTGGCGATGGTCCTGCAGGGCCTGCTGCACGCTATCGAGCAGAAGTTGCTCGTTGAAAGGCTTCTCAATGAAGTCAAAGGCGCCGGATTTGAAGGCCCGGACCACAATGGGAACGTCTGCGTGGCCCGAGACAAAAATGATCGGCAGCGTCACCCCCCGTTTCTGGAGCTCTTCCTGCACGTTCAGCCCGCCTAGCCCGGGCATCCGGATATCGAGCACCAGGCACCCGGCCTGGGAGTCGCCCAGGGCGTCGAGGAACTGCCGGCCGTCGCTGTAGGCTTTCACGTTCAGGCCCACCGATTCCAGAAGCCACTGGGTGGATTCCAGCATGCCGGCGTCGTCGTCCACTACGAAGACCGTGGAGGCGTCCGGGATAGCCGTAGCTGCCGGTGCGACGTGTTTACTCATCAGGTTCGATCTCCTCGGTTCTTGTTCTGGAGTTTTGCGGGGCGCCGGCCGGGAAGCGGCAGATCAGGGAGAGGCCTCCGGTGGCCGCCGGGCGTGCGTCCAGAAAGCCGCCAAAGCCTTCGATAATCGACCGGCTCATGGACAGCCCGAGACCGAGCCCCTGAGGTTTGCTGGTAAAAAACGGCTGGAACATCTGCCGGATCTCCGCCTCCGCCAGGCCTGGCCCCTCGTCGGTGACTTCAATCAGGGTTTCGTTCTGCTCGTTAACACAGGTACTTATCACTATCTGCGACGGGGTCTCTGGTGAGGCCGGACCCAGGCGCTCGGCGTTCGCCTCAATCCCGTTGCGGATCAGGTTGATCAGTACTTGCTCCAGCAGCACCGGATCGGCGGTGATCACCGGGGCGCACCGTGCCAGCTTTTCCCGGATTTTCACATGGCTCTTCTCCGCTTCCCACTGGCACAGCCGGGCAACGTTACTGACCACGTCGTTCAGGGAAACGGGCGCCGTGCGCTTCTGGCCCTTGCGCAGAAACGCTCGCAGGCGCTTGATCACTTCCGACGCGCGATTGGCGTGGTGAACAATTTTCTGAAGACCGTCGTCGACTCGCTCGAGGCATTGCGCATTGGTCTGCGCGCTTTTCAGGTAGCGCTGGCTGGCGCTGGCGAAGTTCACGATCGTGGCCAGCGGCTGGTTCATTTCATGGGCGATGCTTGAGGCGAGTTCCCCCAGGGTCGCGAGGCGGGCTGTGTGGGCCAGTTCGTCTGCCAGCCGGCGGTTGTTTTCCTCGGATTCCACCCGGGCCGTGATGTCCCGGGACACGCTGACAACCTCGACCACGGCGCCGGTGTAGGT
This genomic interval carries:
- a CDS encoding PhzF family phenazine biosynthesis protein; this encodes MKHPIYQVDAFTNTIFGGNPAAVMPLEQWLPDNVMQSLALENNLSETAYFVRLDNNEDADFHIRWFTPGTEVPLCGHATLASAWVIFNKLGWKGEQIRFRSKSGPLAVRQTDDGWLVLDFPNLAFEPQPTPALIRDALEGAPDTAFFVPNDTNYMVVLENEAAVRAAQPDLLKLKQLGNQGLIVTAPGQDCDFVSRYFAPGAGIEEDPVTGSIHSVLVPYWAEQLGKTRLDARQVSARGGLLRCELKGDRVDIAGQAAFYMEGSVHLP
- a CDS encoding response regulator transcription factor — translated: MSKHVAPAATAIPDASTVFVVDDDAGMLESTQWLLESVGLNVKAYSDGRQFLDALGDSQAGCLVLDIRMPGLGGLNVQEELQKRGVTLPIIFVSGHADVPIVVRAFKSGAFDFIEKPFNEQLLLDSVQQALQDHRQSSDRLEGDEATEALLATLTRRERDVFLPMAQGYTSREIAEQLDVSVKTIDLYRARVMKRLGVDRLPDVTGLAIAAGLLAPLNLRGEQPDHH
- a CDS encoding sensor histidine kinase translates to MNDASSSSVFSLHEADPQPALLLDASGAVLEGNRASNALCQEKALASPSRLLPVNVRALAAASLGQRRAIEHVEARIGSTILVWTFIPDTGSDRVLARARDATDDVLTREDATRASRLYRLITENTTDLISRHAPDGRFIDATPASWRLLGFWPEELRGKALEEVFQGSNVAQQLAETRNRLRDDGYATMTLEITHRDGSRRWFEIASRAIRETYTGAVVEVVSVSRDITARVESEENNRRLADELAHTARLATLGELASSIAHEMNQPLATIVNFASASQRYLKSAQTNAQCLERVDDGLQKIVHHANRASEVIKRLRAFLRKGQKRTAPVSLNDVVSNVARLCQWEAEKSHVKIREKLARCAPVITADPVLLEQVLINLIRNGIEANAERLGPASPETPSQIVISTCVNEQNETLIEVTDEGPGLAEAEIRQMFQPFFTSKPQGLGLGLSMSRSIIEGFGGFLDARPAATGGLSLICRFPAGAPQNSRTRTEEIEPDE
- a CDS encoding aminotransferase-like domain-containing protein, whose translation is MGILYNQVADQLQELIRDGVYRDGDRLPGVRMLSRQFGVSISTILQAHQTLEARGFLQARERSGYFVRLPAVDAPEPVMRRHRSRPVPVSAREMTLDLCADEQKRMVPLATAIPHPDYLPLRQIQQSTLWAARRGLETLDYAFPGKESFRRQIAQRMATLGVPITPDDVLATNGAQEAIILALRAVTQPGDIVAVESPSFPGILQALEVVGLKVIEIPTHPSEGLSLEGLQLALEQWPLKACVVVTNHSNPMGARMSDERKKQLVSMLAAANVPLIEDDIYGDLYHSGDRPRPAKAFDRTDSVIYCSSFSKTISPGLRLGWMVPGRFMASARQHKYFVNLATSSIPQMAVAHFLEQGGYDRYLRSARQHYRESTERLRTAVARSFPEGTAVSRPQGGFVLWVQLPDGVSGTRVYQKARAESINVAPGLMFSTANKYENCLRLNSANPWSERIEQAVARLGAMAHEDQAARD